In Exiguobacterium acetylicum, the genomic stretch TCTCGTCCGTCATCTCTTTGACGATGGCAGGAATCGTTTCCCAGCCAAGCGAGCGCACTGCCCGGTATCGTCGTTCTCCCGCAATGATTTCGTATCCTGTTCCTTGTTTTCGAACGACGATCGGCTGGAGTAATCCATGCTCTTCGATCGTAACGGCTAGCTCTTCAATTCGGTCCCCATCAAACACTGTCCGTGGTTGGAACTGGTTTGCGACAAGTTCTGTCAATGGTAATTCCTGAACCGTCTCTTGTGGGTCAAGCTCGATCGTAGCAGGTTGCCCTCCCTTACCGAGCAGCTTGGCAATTGCATTTCTCACGTTGGCGCACCTCACCTTTATCAGTCATCGTTTCACGTGAAACGGTGTTTAGCTTAATGGATCTTTCGCAGGCGTACCCGCTTTACGCGGATATTTCCCGGGTGTTGTTCGTTTTTTATCTACAATAACGATATTACGCTCACTTTCCTCGCCTGGCAATTGGAACTGGAAACTTTCCCGTAAATTCCCACCGAGTACTTTTAAGGCAATCGCACCATCCTCGAGCTCTTCACTGACTTTCGCTGCCTTCAAGGCAACGAATTGTCCACCGACTTTTGCAAGCGGTAAGCAATATTCCGCGAGAACGGACATCCGGGCGACCGCACGAGCTGTCACGACGTCGAACCGTTCGCGGAATTGTTTATTTTTACCGAACTCTTCGGCGCGTCCATGATGGAACGCGACACCTTCGAGTCCGAGTTCCGTCGCCAAATGATTGAGGAAGCCGATTCGTTTGTTCAGTGAATCGACAATCGTCACTTGGAGATGTGGGAACATGATCTTGATCGGCAGACTTGGGAAACCAGCGCCCGCTCCGACATCACAAACCGTCGTGACCGTCGTGAAATCGAAATAGAACGCTGCTGTGATCGAATCGTAGAAGTGCTTGAGATAAACATCTTCTTCATCCGTGATCGCTGTCAGGTTCATCTTTTCATTCCACTCGACGAGCAGTTCATAATACCGTTTGAATTGATGCAACTGATGTTCTGAGACTTCAAGTCCCTGTGCTGCCAATGCTGTTACGAATTGCTGTTGGTTCATCTCGTTCACTCCGCAGTCAATGCGTATTGGCCTTGTTCGATATAGACAAGCAAAATCGAGATATCAGACGGGTTTACCCCTGAGATCCGGGATGCTTGTCCGATCGAGAGCGGACGCACTTGGTTTAGTTTTTGTTTCGCTTCAATCGCTAATCCACTGATCGCATCGTAATCGAGACGATCCGGAATCCGTTTTTGCTCCATCCGCATCATTTTTTCGACTTGATCGAGTTGTTTATCAATGTAGCCGGCGTATTTGACTTGGATTTCGACTTGTTCTGCTGCTTCTGCAGACAGTGGTGTTTCCGGTGGTGTCATCTGCGCGATCATCGCATACGTGATTTCCGGGCGTTTCAGCAACGTGATCGCATGCAGCGCTTCCTTGAGTGGTGATGCACCAATTGCTTCTAGCTGTGCATTCACGTCCGCTGTCGCTTTGATGACGACCTTCTCAAGACGTTTCATCTCAAGACGGATTTGTTCTTGTTTATCGAGCAACTTCGCTTGGCGCTCTTCCGAGATCAATCCGAGTTCATGTCCGATTTCCGATAGGCGAAGGTCCGCATTATCATGACGGAGCAACAACCGGTACTCGGCGCGTGACGTCAAGAGACGGTATGGTTCGTTCGTACCTTTCGTGACGAGATCATCGATCATGACACCGATATAGCCTTGTGAACGTGACAAGATAAGTGGTTCTTTGCCTTGGACTTGTAGTCCGGCATTGATCCCTGCCATGATTCCTTGTCCCGCTGCTTCCTCATACCCACTTGTTCCGTTGATTTGACCCGCTGTGAATAAACCAGGAACACGTTTTGTCTCGAGCGTTGGCCAAAGTTGTGTCGGAACAACGGCATCGTACTCAATCGCATAACCAGGACGCATCATTTCTGAATTCTCAAGCCCAGGAATCGAGCGGAGAATATCGTGTTGGACGTCTTCCGGCAAGCTTGTTGATAACCCTTGCACGTAGACTTCTTCCGTATCGCGACCTTCTGGCTCAAGGAAGATTTGGTGACGCGGTTTATCGTTGAACCGGACGACCTTATCTTCGATCGATGGGCAATAACGTGGACCTGTTCCTTTGATCATTCCAGAGAACATCGGGGAGCGGTGCAGGTTCGCATCGATCAACTGATGCGTATACTCCGTCGTATACGTCAACCAGCATGGGATCTGTTCCGTGATCATTTGAGTCGTTTCATGACTAAATGGAAGTGCTACTTCGTCACCTGGTTGGATCTCCGTCTTCGAGTAGTCAATCGTTTTCCCGTCGATTCGCGGTGGTGTACCTGTTTTGAAACGTGCGAGCTCAAATCCGAGTTCTTCAAGATGTTTCGATAGATTGATCGATGGCATCTGATTGTTCGGACCACTCTCGTACGACAATTCACCGATGATGATTTTTCCGCGCATGAACGTTCCGGTCGTGATGACGACCGCTTTTGCTCGGTATTCCGCCCCTGTATTCGTGACGACACCAACGCAGCGTCCTTCGTCGTCAATCAATAACCGTTCGACGAGCGCTTGACGTAAGAGCAAATTCGGCTCATCCTCGAGCGCTTTTTTCATCCGGTTTTGGTATTCGAATTTATCTGCCTGTGCCCGTAATGCTCGCACGGCAGGACCTTTTGACGTGTTTAACATTTTCATTTGAATATACGTTGCATCGATCGCGCGTGCCATCTCACCACCGAGCGCATCGATTTCCCGGACGACGATCCCTTTTGCAGGACCACCGATCGACGGGTTGCAATACATGAATCCAACCATATCGGGATTCATTGTCAACATAACCGTTTTTGAGCCCATTCGTGCCGCAGCAAGAGAGGCTTCGATGCCGGCATGTCCGGCTCCGACGACGATAACGTCGAATTCACCTGCTTGATAAGCCATAGTACTGGTTCCTCCTTCTTATTCCACACGCAGTCGTCTCGAATTATTTCCCGAGACAGAACTGCGAAAACAACTGATCCAATAAACTATCCTGTGCTGTATCACCATTGATTTCGCCAAGCGTATCCCACGCTCGTCGTAAATCGATCTGTACCATGTCAATCGGCATCGCTGCTTCTGCTGCACCGAGTGCATCTTCAATCATTTGACTCGCTCGTTTGATGAGCTGGATGTGACGTGCATTTGAGACGTACGTCATATCTTGACTCTCGACACCCTGTTCAAAGAACAGACTCGCAATCGCTGCTTCAAGATCGTTGACGCCTGCTTCTTCGAGCAAGGATGTCGTGACGATTGGTCGACCATCAGCAAGTTCCGTGACACGCGCTAAATCAATCTGTTGCGTCAAGTCACTCTTGTTGACGATGATGATCGCGTTCATTCCTTTGATCGCTTCAAACAACAAGACATCTTCATCCGTCAAAACATCGTTTCCGTTGAGGACGAGTAAGATCAAATCGGCCGTCTTTAAAGCCTGACGTGACTTTTCGACACCCATCC encodes the following:
- the rsmG gene encoding 16S rRNA (guanine(527)-N(7))-methyltransferase RsmG, producing MNQQQFVTALAAQGLEVSEHQLHQFKRYYELLVEWNEKMNLTAITDEEDVYLKHFYDSITAAFYFDFTTVTTVCDVGAGAGFPSLPIKIMFPHLQVTIVDSLNKRIGFLNHLATELGLEGVAFHHGRAEEFGKNKQFRERFDVVTARAVARMSVLAEYCLPLAKVGGQFVALKAAKVSEELEDGAIALKVLGGNLRESFQFQLPGEESERNIVIVDKKRTTPGKYPRKAGTPAKDPLS
- the mnmG gene encoding tRNA uridine-5-carboxymethylaminomethyl(34) synthesis enzyme MnmG, which encodes MAYQAGEFDVIVVGAGHAGIEASLAAARMGSKTVMLTMNPDMVGFMYCNPSIGGPAKGIVVREIDALGGEMARAIDATYIQMKMLNTSKGPAVRALRAQADKFEYQNRMKKALEDEPNLLLRQALVERLLIDDEGRCVGVVTNTGAEYRAKAVVITTGTFMRGKIIIGELSYESGPNNQMPSINLSKHLEELGFELARFKTGTPPRIDGKTIDYSKTEIQPGDEVALPFSHETTQMITEQIPCWLTYTTEYTHQLIDANLHRSPMFSGMIKGTGPRYCPSIEDKVVRFNDKPRHQIFLEPEGRDTEEVYVQGLSTSLPEDVQHDILRSIPGLENSEMMRPGYAIEYDAVVPTQLWPTLETKRVPGLFTAGQINGTSGYEEAAGQGIMAGINAGLQVQGKEPLILSRSQGYIGVMIDDLVTKGTNEPYRLLTSRAEYRLLLRHDNADLRLSEIGHELGLISEERQAKLLDKQEQIRLEMKRLEKVVIKATADVNAQLEAIGASPLKEALHAITLLKRPEITYAMIAQMTPPETPLSAEAAEQVEIQVKYAGYIDKQLDQVEKMMRMEQKRIPDRLDYDAISGLAIEAKQKLNQVRPLSIGQASRISGVNPSDISILLVYIEQGQYALTAE